Below is a genomic region from Isosphaeraceae bacterium EP7.
GCCCCGACTCCGCCCGGCGGGCGTGTGACGGCGCGAGAGGGGCTGTTCGGGCGACCCGCGCCTGTCGTACCCATGGGACGGTTCCGAGCCGGCTCGCTCGGGGCTGGCCGGTTCGAGTGGGAGACCGCGCTGTCGCTCGCCCTGGCCAGCAAGCTCGCATACGACGGGGAGGCCGTCGTCCGAAGCACGGCGATCAGTACCTGGGGGTTGCGGGATTGCCGGTTCATCGAGTCGGACGATACCCAGTGCTTCGTGGCCTGGTCGGACGATGTGGCCCTCGTCTCGTTCCGCGGGACCGAGAGCCTCGGAGACTGGCTGGGAAATCTGAATGCCCTAAGCACGACCCGAGGGTACGGCACAGTCCACCGTGGCTTCCTCGGGGCATTCCAGGTCGTCGATGCGCAGCTGAGGGCGGTGCTCTCGGGCCTCTCCGGACGCCCGGTGCTACTGACCGGCCACAGCCTTGGGGGCGCTCTCGCCTCGGTCGCCGCGGCGGAATGGCAGGGACAATTTCCCATTTCCTGGATTTATACGTACGGCCAGCCGGCCGTCGGCAAGGGGGACTTCCCGACCTTCATCGAGGGCCACTACGCCGGGAAATACTTCCGGTTCGTCAACGACGACGACGTCGTGCCCCGCGTCCCGCCGACGTTCCACCACGTTGGTCGCCTCATTCATTTCGATGCGAGCGGTGGTCTCGAGAACCGATTCGAATCGGCCGCCACCGCGTTGGCAAACGAGGCAATTGGCCCTGTCGCGCCCTCGCCTGAGGCCCCCCCTATGATGACCGAGGAGGAATTCGATCGGATGCGAGCCCGGCTACTAGAAGAGCGGGCCCGGGCCAGAATTGCCGGCACTGAGGCGATGGAGGCTCCGCAACTCGAAGGTTTCCTCCCCAGCGTCAGCGACCACAGCATCGACCAGTATCTCGCCAAGGTCGCGGCCAAGGTCTGAGTCGGTCCGAAACCTTGTTTATTGATCCTAAGGATGGTTGGGCCCTTTCTGTCCGGATCGGGGCCGGTAATGCTGCCGGACCTAACGACCACTCGATCCGCCCAAGAGATTGAGAACCGCCAGCCAATACCGGGGCGCCTCGAGGCAATCCTCGCGGCGGGAGCGGATGCGGGTAGTCTCTGCCCGGGCGAGGATTCTCTTGATTAATACCACGGAGGCCTCGATGGTGAAGGCGGCGCCGGCGAAGTTGCTGATGCCGAGGGCGAGGAGGGCGGCCAGGGGGGGCGATTCGCGACATGGGAGGCGGGTTCTCAGGGGTTGGTCTAGGTGGGATTTGACGAGC
It encodes:
- a CDS encoding lipase family protein; the encoded protein is MTVTIGPPMPSIAPAPTPPGGRVTAREGLFGRPAPVVPMGRFRAGSLGAGRFEWETALSLALASKLAYDGEAVVRSTAISTWGLRDCRFIESDDTQCFVAWSDDVALVSFRGTESLGDWLGNLNALSTTRGYGTVHRGFLGAFQVVDAQLRAVLSGLSGRPVLLTGHSLGGALASVAAAEWQGQFPISWIYTYGQPAVGKGDFPTFIEGHYAGKYFRFVNDDDVVPRVPPTFHHVGRLIHFDASGGLENRFESAATALANEAIGPVAPSPEAPPMMTEEEFDRMRARLLEERARARIAGTEAMEAPQLEGFLPSVSDHSIDQYLAKVAAKV